Genomic segment of Truepera radiovictrix DSM 17093:
CACATCGACAAAAACGCCGTCGCCGCGGTGAAGCCGGCTACGATGCCCGCGGGGCTCGTGCCGATGAGCCGCACGATGTTGAGCGCGATGCGCCGGTGCAGCCCCCAGCGCTGCATCGCCGCGGCGATGAAAAAGCCGCCCATAAAGAGGAAGATAATCGGGTTCGCGTAGTTCGCCGCCGTCTCCCCCTCGGGGGCGATGCCCAAAAGCGGCATAAAGGGGAGCGGCAGCAGGGCGGTCGCCGCGAGCGGGACGACCTCGGAGAGCCACCACAGGACCATCCAGGCGGTCAACCCGACGAGCCGCCACGCGGGTTCGGGGAGCCCCGCGGGTGCGGCGATCAGGAGCGGCAGCAGCGCCAGCAGCGGCCCCGCGATGAGCAGGGCGAGTTTGCCGCCGCCCGCACCCCGCGGCCGCTGCCCCTCGCGCTCGACCTCCTGCAACCGGTCGCCGCTGTCGATACGCCCCTCCCGCTGCGGGTACACCCCGACCTGCTCGCCCCGGACGTTGTTCCTGTCGTCCACCCTAGTGTCCTCCCGGCTGAGTTGTGACGGCGACTCTAGCACGGCGCCGCAACGAGCAGCGGCGTTGTTCGCGCGCGCGGTATACACCTCGCTGCGGGTGGGCGTACGCGCAGCTGGCGACGTGTACGCGCGGGGCTCCCATGCGGCGCGCGCCGCGGCGTAGGCTGGAGCATGGAACTCTACCTGGGCACCGGCGGCTACAGCAACGACGACTGGGTTGGGCTGTTCTACCCCGAAGGCACCAAGCCGGGCGACTATCTCGCTCACTACGCGGCGCACTTTAACGCGGTCGAACTCAACAGCTCGTTTTACAACATCCCCGGGACGAAAGCCTTCGCGGGGATGCTCAAAAAGAGCGAGGCGCGACTTCGCTTCGCCGTCAAACTCCACCAGAGCATGACGCACACCCGCGACGCCGACGCGGAGCTCTACGGACGCCTTTTCGAGTCGGTCGCGCCGCTCCGCGAGGCGGGGATGCTGGGGCCCTTTCTGGCGCAGTTCCCCTACTCGTTTCACCGGACGCCCGAAAACCGCCGCTACCTCAAGGGCCTCACCGACCGCTTTGCGGAAGCCGGCGAGGCGCTGGCGGTGGAGTTTCGCACCGCCGAGTGGCACGTGCCGGAGGTGTATGAAGCGTTCGCCAGAGCGGGGCTGATCGCGGTCAGCGTCGACTACCCGCAGCTCCCCAAGCTGCCCCCGCCGGAGCTGCTGGTGACCTCGAGCACCGCTTATATCCGGCTGCACGGGCGCAACGAGGACACATGGTACGGCGGCAAGAGCGCCGCCGAGCGCCACGACTACCGCTACACCCCGGACGAGCTGCGGCCGTGGGTGAGCGCTGTTGTGGCGCAAGCGGAGCGGCTCGAGCAGGTCTACGTGTTTTTCCAAAACACCACCAAGGGCCACGCGCTCAAAAACCTGGCGATGCTCAAAGAGCTCTTCGCCGAGCACGACGTCGACGCGCCCATCTCGCTCTAGGGGGCGAGGTGCGGGTCCGCGAACCAGTCTGCTGCAAGCTGCGCGTTCTAGCGTCCTTTCGGGGGGCGGTATCATGGCGCCATGACGCTTAAGGGTGAGGGAAAAGGGCCGCTACCACCGCTTCTAGCTCAGTACGTGGAGCTGCGCGAGCGCTACCCCGACTACCTGGTGCTCTTTCAGGTCGGCGACTTTTACGAGACCTTCGGCGAGGACGCCGAGCGGCTCGCGCGCGCGATCAACATCACCCTGACGCACAAGACGAGCAAGGACTTCGTCACGCCGATGGCGGGGATCCCGGTGCGGAGCGCCGACAGCTACCTCGAAAAGCTCCTGGCCCAAAACATCTGCGTGGCGATCGCCGACCAGCTCGAGAGCCCAGCCGATGCCGACGGCCTGGTGAGGCGCGACGTCACCCAGCTCATCACCCCCGGCACCGTCACCGATGACAAACTCCTGCGCCCCGACGCGACCTATCTGGCGGCGGT
This window contains:
- a CDS encoding DUF72 domain-containing protein, translated to MELYLGTGGYSNDDWVGLFYPEGTKPGDYLAHYAAHFNAVELNSSFYNIPGTKAFAGMLKKSEARLRFAVKLHQSMTHTRDADAELYGRLFESVAPLREAGMLGPFLAQFPYSFHRTPENRRYLKGLTDRFAEAGEALAVEFRTAEWHVPEVYEAFARAGLIAVSVDYPQLPKLPPPELLVTSSTAYIRLHGRNEDTWYGGKSAAERHDYRYTPDELRPWVSAVVAQAERLEQVYVFFQNTTKGHALKNLAMLKELFAEHDVDAPISL